Proteins encoded by one window of Vespula pensylvanica isolate Volc-1 chromosome 6, ASM1446617v1, whole genome shotgun sequence:
- the LOC122630228 gene encoding multiple C2 and transmembrane domain-containing protein isoform X1, with product MSKSVELLAGSEDSEPIPADFNINMNCLRSCLKMNESKKKNKKRGKNKRKIWLWIACSDNTTEERSRLNLNGSRQLSKSATELRDNEIEKLSPSRRGEVGGESGVIHHHRHHRHATSVAQRTHTFFATLKSRWARSRSKERKKSKDGGGVPSTQEATTFKTPGIESDYTADYSSEHSRSSSATQSPARHCLKHPESPLTRVGREKILTLQEDSPGKCSDASSKGSLNRQSFKDVHTSEEARGSMSNQDGAFVQDEIIRRRELALRQHAFFQLRLHIRRGANLMAMDRCGASDPYVKIKSAGRLLHKSRTVHRDLNPVWDESVTLPIEDPFQPLTIKVFDYDWGLQDDFMGAAQLDLTQFDLGYAQDVTLELKDPARPKQHLGEICLTATLWPRNQQEKEQYFQKTNRLADVNRKLKSQIWSSVVTIVLVEAKSLLPMDIEGLSDPYVKFRLGTEKYKSKVVNKTLNPVWLEQFDLHLYEDPYLGQELEVTVWDRDRSHQDDLMGKTVIDLATLERETTHRLWRDLEDGSGSIFLLLTISGTTASETISDLAAHEETPRERTNLIQRYSLLNTLQRPRDVGHLTVKIYRAQGLAAADLGGKSDPFCVLELVNARLQTQTEYKTLAPNWQKIFTFNVKDINSVLEVTVYDEDRDHKVEFLGKVAIPLLRIRNGEKRWYALKDKKLRGRAKGNSPQILLEMTVIWNVFRACIRTLNPKEKKYMEPEIKFKRQVFLRNVLRLKAIILFFIEMGKYIQSCWEWESKPRSIIALTLFVLGCYYFEPYMIPALALLILLKYYLLNKEDGSGFNQWICGQVAAVTGASLTHQTSPHFQDTSDMMSDDGPVTPGDDDDDEDDKDKEEKKSLKERLQAIQEVTQTVQNSIGYIASLCERIKNLFNFTIPYLSYLAMTLTIIGAAVLYYIPVRYLILAWGVNKFSRKIFRPHSVPNNEVLDLISRVPDDEEILNYRELKPLPTADCERGGGSGVSGGNTAKREQRKRHKAA from the exons ATGAGCAAGAGCGTGGAATTGCTTGCTGGATCGGAGGACAGTGAACCAATACCAGCCG attttaatatcaatatgaaCTGTCTTCGGTCGTGcctaaaaatgaatgaaagtaaaaaaaagaacaaaaaaagagggaaaaataagagaaaaatatggtTGTGGATCGCATGTTCAGATAACACGACAGAGGAAAGATCCAGACTGAATTTGAACGGGAGCAGACAGCTTTCGAAAAGCGCCACGGAGCTCCGGGACAACGAAATCGAGAAACTCTCGCCGTCGCGGCGCGGCGAGGTCGGTGGTGAGTCCGGGGTGATACATCACCACCGGCATCATCGACACGCGACGTCGGTGGCACAACGCACGCACACATTCTTTGCGACTCTGAAGAGCCGCTGGGCTCGTAGCCGTAgcaaagaacgaaaaaaatcgaaggatGGTGGCGGAGTACCATCGACCCAAGAGGCAACAACCTTTAAGACTCCTGGCATCGAGTCTGATTATACGGCTGATTATTCCTCCGAACATAGCAGGAGTTCATCGGCCACACAGAGTCCTGCCAGGCATTGTCTCAAACATCCCg AATCACCGCTGACGCGagtaggaagagaaaaaatattaacccTGCAAGAGGACAGTCCTGGAAAATGCAGCGATGCGTCTTCGAAAGGATCATTGAATCGTCAGAGTTTCAAGGACGTTCATACGAGCGAGGAAGCACGCGGTTCCATGTCGAATCAAGATGGGGCCTTCGTCCAGGACGAGATTATACGGAGGAGAGAGTTAGCGTTGAGACAGCACGCTTTCTTTCAGCTTCGTCTTCATATCAGGAGAGGTGCCAATCTGATGGCCATGGATAGATGtg GTGCTAGCGATCCTTACGTGAAGATTAAGTCTGCTGGAAGGTTATTACACAAATCACGAACGGTTCACCGTGATTTAAATCCAGTTTGGGACGAGAGCGTGACTCTACCAATAGAAGATCCTTTCCAACCGCTTACCATCAAG GTCTTCGATTACGACTGGGGTCTCCAGGATGACTTCATGGGAGCTGCTCAGTTGGATTTGACGCAATTCGATCTTGGATACGCCCAAGATGTCACCTTGGAATTAAAAGATCCAGCTAGGCCGAAGCAACACTTGGGTGAAATCTGTCTCACTGCTACGCTATGGCCAAGAAATCAACAGGAAAAGGAGCAG TACTTTCAGAAAACCAATCGATTGGCGGACGTGAATAGAAAACTAAAGTCGCAAATATGGAGTTCGGTGGTAACAATCGTTCTGGTCGAAGCTAAAAGCTTGTTGCCGATGGATATAGAGGGTTTGTCCGACCCCTACGTTAAATTTCg CCTTGGTACGGAGAAATACAAATCAAAAGTGGTGAACAAGACATTAAATCCTGTGTGGCTCGAACAATTCGATCTTCATCTTTATGAAGACCCTTATCTAGGACAGGAATTGGAAGTAACAGTTTGGGATCGTGATAGAAGTCATCAGGACGATCTCATGGGTAAAACCGTAATAGACTTAGCAACGTTGGAACGAGAAACTACTCATCGATTATGGCGAGATCTCGAGGATGGTTCCGgaagtatttttcttctgttaaCAATTAGTGGAACTACAGCGAGCGAAACCATAAGCGATTTAGCTGCACACGAAGAAACGCCTAGAGAGAGAACTAATTTGATACAAAGATATTCCTTATTAAACACGTTGCAGAGACCCCGCGACGTTGGTCATCTGACAGTGAAG ATATATCGAGCTCAAGGTCTCGCAGCAGCTGATCTCGGTGGAAAGAGTGACCCTTTTTGCGTCCTGGAATTGGTGAATGCTAGATTACAAACACAAACTGAATATAAAACATTGGCTCCTAACTGGCAAAAGATTTTCACTTT CAACGTAAAGGACATAAATTCGGTGCTAGAAGTAACCGTTTACGACGAAGACAGGGATCACAAAGTTGAGTTTCTCGGTAAGGTCGCTATTCCTTTGTTAAGGATTCGTAATGGAGAGAAAAGGTGGTACGCTCTGAAGGATAAGAAGCTGAGAGGTCGTGCCAAGGGCAATTCGCCACAGATTCTTCTGGAAATGACTGTAATTTGGAACGTATTCAGAGCTTGCATCAGAACTCTAAATCCTAAGGAAAAGAAGTATATGGAACCTGAGATCAAGTTTAAGAGACAGGTTTTTTTGAGAAACGTACTTAGGCTCAAAGCTatcattctcttcttcatcgAAATGGGAAAGTATATACA GAGTTGCTGGGAGTGGGAAAGTAAACCAAGAAGTATCATTGCGCTGACCCTCTTCGTTCTTGGATGTTACTATTTCGAACCTTACATGATACCAGCATTGGCGTTACTGATTCTTCTGAAATATTACCTG CTTAACAAGGAGGATGGGAGTGGATTCAATCAATGGATTTGCGGACAGGTCGCCGCAGTTACTGGTGCGTCTTTGACACATCAAACGAGCCCGCACTTTCAAGATACATCGGACATGATGTCCGATGATGGACCGGTAACACCAggtgacgatgacgatgacgaggatGATAAAGACAAA gaagagaaaaaaagtctgAAGGAACGGTTACAGGCGATTCAGGAGGTTACCCAAACCGTACAGAATTCAATCGGTTACATCGCCAGTCTTTGCGAGAGAAtaaagaatctttttaattttacaattccTTACCTCAGTTATTTGGCTATGACCTTGACGATAATCGGTGCAGCTGTACTCTATTACATACCAGTAAGATACCTTATACTTGCCTGGGGCGTGAACAAATTCTCGAGGAAAATCTTCAGGCCACATTCGGTGCCTAACAACGAGGTACTAGATTTGATATCTCGAGTACCTGACGACGAGGAGATACTTAACTATAG GGAACTGAAGCCATTACCTACGGCTGATTgcgaaagaggaggaggctCGGGTGTTAGCGGTGGTAACACCGCGAAAAGGGAGCAACGGAAAAGACACAAAGCGGCGTAA
- the LOC122630228 gene encoding multiple C2 and transmembrane domain-containing protein isoform X3 translates to MSKSVELLAGSEDSEPIPADNTTEERSRLNLNGSRQLSKSATELRDNEIEKLSPSRRGEVGGESGVIHHHRHHRHATSVAQRTHTFFATLKSRWARSRSKERKKSKDGGGVPSTQEATTFKTPGIESDYTADYSSEHSRSSSATQSPARHCLKHPESPLTRVGREKILTLQEDSPGKCSDASSKGSLNRQSFKDVHTSEEARGSMSNQDGAFVQDEIIRRRELALRQHAFFQLRLHIRRGANLMAMDRCGASDPYVKIKSAGRLLHKSRTVHRDLNPVWDESVTLPIEDPFQPLTIKVFDYDWGLQDDFMGAAQLDLTQFDLGYAQDVTLELKDPARPKQHLGEICLTATLWPRNQQEKEQYFQKTNRLADVNRKLKSQIWSSVVTIVLVEAKSLLPMDIEGLSDPYVKFRLGTEKYKSKVVNKTLNPVWLEQFDLHLYEDPYLGQELEVTVWDRDRSHQDDLMGKTVIDLATLERETTHRLWRDLEDGSGSIFLLLTISGTTASETISDLAAHEETPRERTNLIQRYSLLNTLQRPRDVGHLTVKIYRAQGLAAADLGGKSDPFCVLELVNARLQTQTEYKTLAPNWQKIFTFNVKDINSVLEVTVYDEDRDHKVEFLGKVAIPLLRIRNGEKRWYALKDKKLRGRAKGNSPQILLEMTVIWNVFRACIRTLNPKEKKYMEPEIKFKRQVFLRNVLRLKAIILFFIEMGKYIQSCWEWESKPRSIIALTLFVLGCYYFEPYMIPALALLILLKYYLLNKEDGSGFNQWICGQVAAVTGASLTHQTSPHFQDTSDMMSDDGPVTPGDDDDDEDDKDKEEKKSLKERLQAIQEVTQTVQNSIGYIASLCERIKNLFNFTIPYLSYLAMTLTIIGAAVLYYIPVRYLILAWGVNKFSRKIFRPHSVPNNEVLDLISRVPDDEEILNYRELKPLPTADCERGGGSGVSGGNTAKREQRKRHKAA, encoded by the exons ATGAGCAAGAGCGTGGAATTGCTTGCTGGATCGGAGGACAGTGAACCAATACCAGCCG ATAACACGACAGAGGAAAGATCCAGACTGAATTTGAACGGGAGCAGACAGCTTTCGAAAAGCGCCACGGAGCTCCGGGACAACGAAATCGAGAAACTCTCGCCGTCGCGGCGCGGCGAGGTCGGTGGTGAGTCCGGGGTGATACATCACCACCGGCATCATCGACACGCGACGTCGGTGGCACAACGCACGCACACATTCTTTGCGACTCTGAAGAGCCGCTGGGCTCGTAGCCGTAgcaaagaacgaaaaaaatcgaaggatGGTGGCGGAGTACCATCGACCCAAGAGGCAACAACCTTTAAGACTCCTGGCATCGAGTCTGATTATACGGCTGATTATTCCTCCGAACATAGCAGGAGTTCATCGGCCACACAGAGTCCTGCCAGGCATTGTCTCAAACATCCCg AATCACCGCTGACGCGagtaggaagagaaaaaatattaacccTGCAAGAGGACAGTCCTGGAAAATGCAGCGATGCGTCTTCGAAAGGATCATTGAATCGTCAGAGTTTCAAGGACGTTCATACGAGCGAGGAAGCACGCGGTTCCATGTCGAATCAAGATGGGGCCTTCGTCCAGGACGAGATTATACGGAGGAGAGAGTTAGCGTTGAGACAGCACGCTTTCTTTCAGCTTCGTCTTCATATCAGGAGAGGTGCCAATCTGATGGCCATGGATAGATGtg GTGCTAGCGATCCTTACGTGAAGATTAAGTCTGCTGGAAGGTTATTACACAAATCACGAACGGTTCACCGTGATTTAAATCCAGTTTGGGACGAGAGCGTGACTCTACCAATAGAAGATCCTTTCCAACCGCTTACCATCAAG GTCTTCGATTACGACTGGGGTCTCCAGGATGACTTCATGGGAGCTGCTCAGTTGGATTTGACGCAATTCGATCTTGGATACGCCCAAGATGTCACCTTGGAATTAAAAGATCCAGCTAGGCCGAAGCAACACTTGGGTGAAATCTGTCTCACTGCTACGCTATGGCCAAGAAATCAACAGGAAAAGGAGCAG TACTTTCAGAAAACCAATCGATTGGCGGACGTGAATAGAAAACTAAAGTCGCAAATATGGAGTTCGGTGGTAACAATCGTTCTGGTCGAAGCTAAAAGCTTGTTGCCGATGGATATAGAGGGTTTGTCCGACCCCTACGTTAAATTTCg CCTTGGTACGGAGAAATACAAATCAAAAGTGGTGAACAAGACATTAAATCCTGTGTGGCTCGAACAATTCGATCTTCATCTTTATGAAGACCCTTATCTAGGACAGGAATTGGAAGTAACAGTTTGGGATCGTGATAGAAGTCATCAGGACGATCTCATGGGTAAAACCGTAATAGACTTAGCAACGTTGGAACGAGAAACTACTCATCGATTATGGCGAGATCTCGAGGATGGTTCCGgaagtatttttcttctgttaaCAATTAGTGGAACTACAGCGAGCGAAACCATAAGCGATTTAGCTGCACACGAAGAAACGCCTAGAGAGAGAACTAATTTGATACAAAGATATTCCTTATTAAACACGTTGCAGAGACCCCGCGACGTTGGTCATCTGACAGTGAAG ATATATCGAGCTCAAGGTCTCGCAGCAGCTGATCTCGGTGGAAAGAGTGACCCTTTTTGCGTCCTGGAATTGGTGAATGCTAGATTACAAACACAAACTGAATATAAAACATTGGCTCCTAACTGGCAAAAGATTTTCACTTT CAACGTAAAGGACATAAATTCGGTGCTAGAAGTAACCGTTTACGACGAAGACAGGGATCACAAAGTTGAGTTTCTCGGTAAGGTCGCTATTCCTTTGTTAAGGATTCGTAATGGAGAGAAAAGGTGGTACGCTCTGAAGGATAAGAAGCTGAGAGGTCGTGCCAAGGGCAATTCGCCACAGATTCTTCTGGAAATGACTGTAATTTGGAACGTATTCAGAGCTTGCATCAGAACTCTAAATCCTAAGGAAAAGAAGTATATGGAACCTGAGATCAAGTTTAAGAGACAGGTTTTTTTGAGAAACGTACTTAGGCTCAAAGCTatcattctcttcttcatcgAAATGGGAAAGTATATACA GAGTTGCTGGGAGTGGGAAAGTAAACCAAGAAGTATCATTGCGCTGACCCTCTTCGTTCTTGGATGTTACTATTTCGAACCTTACATGATACCAGCATTGGCGTTACTGATTCTTCTGAAATATTACCTG CTTAACAAGGAGGATGGGAGTGGATTCAATCAATGGATTTGCGGACAGGTCGCCGCAGTTACTGGTGCGTCTTTGACACATCAAACGAGCCCGCACTTTCAAGATACATCGGACATGATGTCCGATGATGGACCGGTAACACCAggtgacgatgacgatgacgaggatGATAAAGACAAA gaagagaaaaaaagtctgAAGGAACGGTTACAGGCGATTCAGGAGGTTACCCAAACCGTACAGAATTCAATCGGTTACATCGCCAGTCTTTGCGAGAGAAtaaagaatctttttaattttacaattccTTACCTCAGTTATTTGGCTATGACCTTGACGATAATCGGTGCAGCTGTACTCTATTACATACCAGTAAGATACCTTATACTTGCCTGGGGCGTGAACAAATTCTCGAGGAAAATCTTCAGGCCACATTCGGTGCCTAACAACGAGGTACTAGATTTGATATCTCGAGTACCTGACGACGAGGAGATACTTAACTATAG GGAACTGAAGCCATTACCTACGGCTGATTgcgaaagaggaggaggctCGGGTGTTAGCGGTGGTAACACCGCGAAAAGGGAGCAACGGAAAAGACACAAAGCGGCGTAA
- the LOC122630228 gene encoding multiple C2 and transmembrane domain-containing protein isoform X2 has translation MSKSVELLAGSEDSEPIPADFNINMNCLRSCLKMNESKKKNKKRGKNKRKIWLWIACSDNTTEERSRLNLNGSRQLSKSATELRDNEIEKLSPSRRGEVGGESGVIHHHRHHRHATSVAQRTHTFFATLKSRWARSRSKERKKSKDGGGVPSTQEATTFKTPGIESDYTADYSSEHSRSSSATQSPARHCLKHPESPLTRVGREKILTLQEDSPGKCSDASSKGSLNRQSFKDVHTSEEARGSMSNQDGAFVQDEIIRRRELALRQHAFFQLRLHIRRGANLMAMDRCGASDPYVKIKSAGRLLHKSRTVHRDLNPVWDESVTLPIEDPFQPLTIKVFDYDWGLQDDFMGAAQLDLTQFDLGYAQDVTLELKDPARPKQHLGEICLTATLWPRNQQEKEQYFQKTNRLADVNRKLKSQIWSSVVTIVLVEAKSLLPMDIEGLSDPYVKFRLGTEKYKSKVVNKTLNPVWLEQFDLHLYEDPYLGQELEVTVWDRDRSHQDDLMGKTVIDLATLERETTHRLWRDLEDGSGSIFLLLTISGTTASETISDLAAHEETPRERTNLIQRYSLLNTLQRPRDVGHLTVKIYRAQGLAAADLGGKSDPFCVLELVNARLQTQTEYKTLAPNWQKIFTFNVKDINSVLEVTVYDEDRDHKVEFLGKVAIPLLRIRNGEKRWYALKDKKLRGRAKGNSPQILLEMTVIWNVFRACIRTLNPKEKKYMEPEIKFKRQVFLRNVLRLKAIILFFIEMGKYIQSCWEWESKPRSIIALTLFVLGCYYFEPYMIPALALLILLKYYLVAAVTGASLTHQTSPHFQDTSDMMSDDGPVTPGDDDDDEDDKDKEEKKSLKERLQAIQEVTQTVQNSIGYIASLCERIKNLFNFTIPYLSYLAMTLTIIGAAVLYYIPVRYLILAWGVNKFSRKIFRPHSVPNNEVLDLISRVPDDEEILNYRELKPLPTADCERGGGSGVSGGNTAKREQRKRHKAA, from the exons ATGAGCAAGAGCGTGGAATTGCTTGCTGGATCGGAGGACAGTGAACCAATACCAGCCG attttaatatcaatatgaaCTGTCTTCGGTCGTGcctaaaaatgaatgaaagtaaaaaaaagaacaaaaaaagagggaaaaataagagaaaaatatggtTGTGGATCGCATGTTCAGATAACACGACAGAGGAAAGATCCAGACTGAATTTGAACGGGAGCAGACAGCTTTCGAAAAGCGCCACGGAGCTCCGGGACAACGAAATCGAGAAACTCTCGCCGTCGCGGCGCGGCGAGGTCGGTGGTGAGTCCGGGGTGATACATCACCACCGGCATCATCGACACGCGACGTCGGTGGCACAACGCACGCACACATTCTTTGCGACTCTGAAGAGCCGCTGGGCTCGTAGCCGTAgcaaagaacgaaaaaaatcgaaggatGGTGGCGGAGTACCATCGACCCAAGAGGCAACAACCTTTAAGACTCCTGGCATCGAGTCTGATTATACGGCTGATTATTCCTCCGAACATAGCAGGAGTTCATCGGCCACACAGAGTCCTGCCAGGCATTGTCTCAAACATCCCg AATCACCGCTGACGCGagtaggaagagaaaaaatattaacccTGCAAGAGGACAGTCCTGGAAAATGCAGCGATGCGTCTTCGAAAGGATCATTGAATCGTCAGAGTTTCAAGGACGTTCATACGAGCGAGGAAGCACGCGGTTCCATGTCGAATCAAGATGGGGCCTTCGTCCAGGACGAGATTATACGGAGGAGAGAGTTAGCGTTGAGACAGCACGCTTTCTTTCAGCTTCGTCTTCATATCAGGAGAGGTGCCAATCTGATGGCCATGGATAGATGtg GTGCTAGCGATCCTTACGTGAAGATTAAGTCTGCTGGAAGGTTATTACACAAATCACGAACGGTTCACCGTGATTTAAATCCAGTTTGGGACGAGAGCGTGACTCTACCAATAGAAGATCCTTTCCAACCGCTTACCATCAAG GTCTTCGATTACGACTGGGGTCTCCAGGATGACTTCATGGGAGCTGCTCAGTTGGATTTGACGCAATTCGATCTTGGATACGCCCAAGATGTCACCTTGGAATTAAAAGATCCAGCTAGGCCGAAGCAACACTTGGGTGAAATCTGTCTCACTGCTACGCTATGGCCAAGAAATCAACAGGAAAAGGAGCAG TACTTTCAGAAAACCAATCGATTGGCGGACGTGAATAGAAAACTAAAGTCGCAAATATGGAGTTCGGTGGTAACAATCGTTCTGGTCGAAGCTAAAAGCTTGTTGCCGATGGATATAGAGGGTTTGTCCGACCCCTACGTTAAATTTCg CCTTGGTACGGAGAAATACAAATCAAAAGTGGTGAACAAGACATTAAATCCTGTGTGGCTCGAACAATTCGATCTTCATCTTTATGAAGACCCTTATCTAGGACAGGAATTGGAAGTAACAGTTTGGGATCGTGATAGAAGTCATCAGGACGATCTCATGGGTAAAACCGTAATAGACTTAGCAACGTTGGAACGAGAAACTACTCATCGATTATGGCGAGATCTCGAGGATGGTTCCGgaagtatttttcttctgttaaCAATTAGTGGAACTACAGCGAGCGAAACCATAAGCGATTTAGCTGCACACGAAGAAACGCCTAGAGAGAGAACTAATTTGATACAAAGATATTCCTTATTAAACACGTTGCAGAGACCCCGCGACGTTGGTCATCTGACAGTGAAG ATATATCGAGCTCAAGGTCTCGCAGCAGCTGATCTCGGTGGAAAGAGTGACCCTTTTTGCGTCCTGGAATTGGTGAATGCTAGATTACAAACACAAACTGAATATAAAACATTGGCTCCTAACTGGCAAAAGATTTTCACTTT CAACGTAAAGGACATAAATTCGGTGCTAGAAGTAACCGTTTACGACGAAGACAGGGATCACAAAGTTGAGTTTCTCGGTAAGGTCGCTATTCCTTTGTTAAGGATTCGTAATGGAGAGAAAAGGTGGTACGCTCTGAAGGATAAGAAGCTGAGAGGTCGTGCCAAGGGCAATTCGCCACAGATTCTTCTGGAAATGACTGTAATTTGGAACGTATTCAGAGCTTGCATCAGAACTCTAAATCCTAAGGAAAAGAAGTATATGGAACCTGAGATCAAGTTTAAGAGACAGGTTTTTTTGAGAAACGTACTTAGGCTCAAAGCTatcattctcttcttcatcgAAATGGGAAAGTATATACA GAGTTGCTGGGAGTGGGAAAGTAAACCAAGAAGTATCATTGCGCTGACCCTCTTCGTTCTTGGATGTTACTATTTCGAACCTTACATGATACCAGCATTGGCGTTACTGATTCTTCTGAAATATTACCTG GTCGCCGCAGTTACTGGTGCGTCTTTGACACATCAAACGAGCCCGCACTTTCAAGATACATCGGACATGATGTCCGATGATGGACCGGTAACACCAggtgacgatgacgatgacgaggatGATAAAGACAAA gaagagaaaaaaagtctgAAGGAACGGTTACAGGCGATTCAGGAGGTTACCCAAACCGTACAGAATTCAATCGGTTACATCGCCAGTCTTTGCGAGAGAAtaaagaatctttttaattttacaattccTTACCTCAGTTATTTGGCTATGACCTTGACGATAATCGGTGCAGCTGTACTCTATTACATACCAGTAAGATACCTTATACTTGCCTGGGGCGTGAACAAATTCTCGAGGAAAATCTTCAGGCCACATTCGGTGCCTAACAACGAGGTACTAGATTTGATATCTCGAGTACCTGACGACGAGGAGATACTTAACTATAG GGAACTGAAGCCATTACCTACGGCTGATTgcgaaagaggaggaggctCGGGTGTTAGCGGTGGTAACACCGCGAAAAGGGAGCAACGGAAAAGACACAAAGCGGCGTAA
- the LOC122630228 gene encoding multiple C2 and transmembrane domain-containing protein isoform X6 yields MGAAQLDLTQFDLGYAQDVTLELKDPARPKQHLGEICLTATLWPRNQQEKEQYFQKTNRLADVNRKLKSQIWSSVVTIVLVEAKSLLPMDIEGLSDPYVKFRLGTEKYKSKVVNKTLNPVWLEQFDLHLYEDPYLGQELEVTVWDRDRSHQDDLMGKTVIDLATLERETTHRLWRDLEDGSGSIFLLLTISGTTASETISDLAAHEETPRERTNLIQRYSLLNTLQRPRDVGHLTVKIYRAQGLAAADLGGKSDPFCVLELVNARLQTQTEYKTLAPNWQKIFTFNVKDINSVLEVTVYDEDRDHKVEFLGKVAIPLLRIRNGEKRWYALKDKKLRGRAKGNSPQILLEMTVIWNVFRACIRTLNPKEKKYMEPEIKFKRQVFLRNVLRLKAIILFFIEMGKYIQSCWEWESKPRSIIALTLFVLGCYYFEPYMIPALALLILLKYYLLNKEDGSGFNQWICGQVAAVTGASLTHQTSPHFQDTSDMMSDDGPVTPGDDDDDEDDKDKEEKKSLKERLQAIQEVTQTVQNSIGYIASLCERIKNLFNFTIPYLSYLAMTLTIIGAAVLYYIPVRYLILAWGVNKFSRKIFRPHSVPNNEVLDLISRVPDDEEILNYRELKPLPTADCERGGGSGVSGGNTAKREQRKRHKAA; encoded by the exons ATGGGAGCTGCTCAGTTGGATTTGACGCAATTCGATCTTGGATACGCCCAAGATGTCACCTTGGAATTAAAAGATCCAGCTAGGCCGAAGCAACACTTGGGTGAAATCTGTCTCACTGCTACGCTATGGCCAAGAAATCAACAGGAAAAGGAGCAG TACTTTCAGAAAACCAATCGATTGGCGGACGTGAATAGAAAACTAAAGTCGCAAATATGGAGTTCGGTGGTAACAATCGTTCTGGTCGAAGCTAAAAGCTTGTTGCCGATGGATATAGAGGGTTTGTCCGACCCCTACGTTAAATTTCg CCTTGGTACGGAGAAATACAAATCAAAAGTGGTGAACAAGACATTAAATCCTGTGTGGCTCGAACAATTCGATCTTCATCTTTATGAAGACCCTTATCTAGGACAGGAATTGGAAGTAACAGTTTGGGATCGTGATAGAAGTCATCAGGACGATCTCATGGGTAAAACCGTAATAGACTTAGCAACGTTGGAACGAGAAACTACTCATCGATTATGGCGAGATCTCGAGGATGGTTCCGgaagtatttttcttctgttaaCAATTAGTGGAACTACAGCGAGCGAAACCATAAGCGATTTAGCTGCACACGAAGAAACGCCTAGAGAGAGAACTAATTTGATACAAAGATATTCCTTATTAAACACGTTGCAGAGACCCCGCGACGTTGGTCATCTGACAGTGAAG ATATATCGAGCTCAAGGTCTCGCAGCAGCTGATCTCGGTGGAAAGAGTGACCCTTTTTGCGTCCTGGAATTGGTGAATGCTAGATTACAAACACAAACTGAATATAAAACATTGGCTCCTAACTGGCAAAAGATTTTCACTTT CAACGTAAAGGACATAAATTCGGTGCTAGAAGTAACCGTTTACGACGAAGACAGGGATCACAAAGTTGAGTTTCTCGGTAAGGTCGCTATTCCTTTGTTAAGGATTCGTAATGGAGAGAAAAGGTGGTACGCTCTGAAGGATAAGAAGCTGAGAGGTCGTGCCAAGGGCAATTCGCCACAGATTCTTCTGGAAATGACTGTAATTTGGAACGTATTCAGAGCTTGCATCAGAACTCTAAATCCTAAGGAAAAGAAGTATATGGAACCTGAGATCAAGTTTAAGAGACAGGTTTTTTTGAGAAACGTACTTAGGCTCAAAGCTatcattctcttcttcatcgAAATGGGAAAGTATATACA GAGTTGCTGGGAGTGGGAAAGTAAACCAAGAAGTATCATTGCGCTGACCCTCTTCGTTCTTGGATGTTACTATTTCGAACCTTACATGATACCAGCATTGGCGTTACTGATTCTTCTGAAATATTACCTG CTTAACAAGGAGGATGGGAGTGGATTCAATCAATGGATTTGCGGACAGGTCGCCGCAGTTACTGGTGCGTCTTTGACACATCAAACGAGCCCGCACTTTCAAGATACATCGGACATGATGTCCGATGATGGACCGGTAACACCAggtgacgatgacgatgacgaggatGATAAAGACAAA gaagagaaaaaaagtctgAAGGAACGGTTACAGGCGATTCAGGAGGTTACCCAAACCGTACAGAATTCAATCGGTTACATCGCCAGTCTTTGCGAGAGAAtaaagaatctttttaattttacaattccTTACCTCAGTTATTTGGCTATGACCTTGACGATAATCGGTGCAGCTGTACTCTATTACATACCAGTAAGATACCTTATACTTGCCTGGGGCGTGAACAAATTCTCGAGGAAAATCTTCAGGCCACATTCGGTGCCTAACAACGAGGTACTAGATTTGATATCTCGAGTACCTGACGACGAGGAGATACTTAACTATAG GGAACTGAAGCCATTACCTACGGCTGATTgcgaaagaggaggaggctCGGGTGTTAGCGGTGGTAACACCGCGAAAAGGGAGCAACGGAAAAGACACAAAGCGGCGTAA